CCGTAAAGACATTCTGAGGGGTGAATTTCGATTCTATGAGCTCCGGAACTATCAATTTATTTGCCATTATATTTATAAGTCCGATATACTTAATTCTGACTAAAACCTTGGCTATCAAATAAGTTAAAAAATTTAAATAATACACTATTATTACCGGTTTTTTATAAAATCCTGCTTCTAAAGAGGCTGTTCCGCTTGCAGCTACTATTATGTCGCTTGAAGCTAAAGCATCTTTAACGGAATCTGTAATAATATACCAATCTTGAGATATATTTTTCTTTTTCAACGCCTGTGCGAAATAGGATGAATCTATTCCTTTTCTAAACGGAAAGATAAAAAAGGCGTCTTTATAAGCAGACTTTATAAGCTGCAAAGACTTGATAATTCGATTTGCGTGATATTTAAGTTCGGTTTTTCTTGAACCGGGTAAAAATGAAATTACGGGATAATTACTGCTCATTTCTTTAGCTTGCGCTTCCTGCTTATATTCTAACTCGTACAATGGATTCCCGAAATAGTACGCTTCGATACCTGCTTTTTTATAAATTTCAAGCTCGAATGGAAAAATAGTAATCACAAATTTAATATACCTTTTTATAAAATTAATCCTTTTATATCTTGATGCCCATATTTTCGGAGGAATAAAATAAACTACGGGAATTTTTAACTTATGCGATAATTTTGCTATTTTAAAATTAAAAGAGGGGAAATCGACCAATATGACAACATCCGGTTTATTAAGCCTTATCCAGCTTGAAACGTTCTTTAAAACACTTTTGATTGTTTTGATCTTGCATATAACCTCCGTAAAACCCATGACGGCTAATTTATCGATGCCAGCAATCAGTTCTGCCCCTTCCGATTTTAGATTTTCGCCTCCCATCGCGTAATACATTGTCCCGGATTTAATTTTTTTAAGGTATTTAATTAAGCCGGAAGCAAATATATCCCCTGAAAGTTCTCCTGCGATAATAAGTACTTTTGCCAATTTTCGTCGGGCTTTAATAGTTTAACATAAATTTACATTACATATATGGAAATGGATGATTCGTTCGCCTTTTTAATAAACTCTTCTTTGTTTAGAACAATAGTGTTGGCTTCGAATGCTAAACAAGTAGCATTAACCGACATAAGTGCATCTATCGTATTGCCGCCGACGGCAGGAACATCAAATCTTAAATCCTGGTTCGGCTTGTTGACTTTTACGACGACAGCCCCGCCGCTTGCAAGTTTTCCTCCTCTTATAATTGCTTCATCCGTTCCCTCTATCGCTTCTAATGCCATAACTGATTTATCCTTTATAACGGCGGTCTGTCCAATATCGGCGGCGGCAATCAATCTTGCGGCATTCAATCCAAAGCCGATATCGTCCATTTCTTTTTTAGTGGGAACCCGTTTAGAAGCAACGCCCTTTGGCAGGAAAATAGAGGTTATATACTTAGTTTGCGGAACTACGGTTATGCCTTCTTTTTCAAAGAAATTGCAAATTGCGTTCAAGATAGTATCATCCCTTTTATCTTTAAGCGATAAAAAAAGCGTGATAGCCTTTAAATCCGGTTTGACCTTTTTAAACATAAGGGTTTTTTTTACCTTGCCTGCCATAATTACATCTCTAACCCCAACGGAATTAAAAAATTTTACCAATTTTCCGAGCTGGCCGACGCTTATATAAACAATCGAATCCGTATGCTCCGCCAAACCCTTGTCGGCTTCTTCCTCTATCGCGCACACATGCACGGAATACCCTTTGGATTTTAGTTCATTTATGTATATTAAAGGAAACTCTCCGTAACCGGCAATTATTCCAATATTTTTATCTTCCATAAATAAAAGTTACCTTGTTATGCCCCTTTTGGATTTTTCGATAAAATTAGTAAACTTTTCTATTTTATCCGAACCGTTTAACTCCAGTTTTATTTTTTCTAATGCGGCTTTGGTGGTAACTTTTGATTTATATATAATTTTAAAGGCATTTTTTATTTTATCTATTTCTTCTTTTGAAAAACCCCTCCTTTCCAAGCCTATTCTATTTATCCCGTATATCCTTGCCCTGTCTCCAGATGCAATAAGATACGGCGGAATATCCTGAACAACCATCGAACCGCCGGCAACTAAAGCCGATTCGCCGACTCTGACAAACTGATGAACGGCGCAAATACCTCCCAATATGGCATAATCGTGAATCTCGATATGGCCCGCTAATGTCGCATTATTTGCGAGAATTACATGATTACCGATAATACAATCATGCGCCACATGAACATGCATCATAAACAGGTTAGAATCGCCGACCGCGGTAATACCGTTTCCCGTTACGGTTCCGGTATTAAATGTCGCATATTCCCTTATGATGTTATTATTGCCTATGATAAGTTTTGTATCTTCCCCTCTGTATTTAAGGTCCTGCGGAATTGAACCTATAGAAGCAAATTGAAATATTTTATTGTTATCCCCTATCGTGGTATTTCCTTCTATAACGACATGGGAAGCGATTTTATTATTCTTGCCGATTTTTACGCCGTCTTTGATAACGGTATATGGCCCTACATCCGTTGAGTCGTCTATTCTGGCGCCTTCATAAATAATTGCGGTTTTATCTATCATAAACCCTTTTATCCTTAAATATATTTTTTATGGTTTTACAAAAGAAGCCATAAGGTCTGCCTCTGCGCATAATTTTCCGTCAACTAAGGCTTTCCCGTGAAACATCCATATAAACTGCTTTCTTTTAACAAGCTCGACATTCAATACTATAGTGCTTCCAGGGAAAATCGGTTTTCTAAATCTTGCCTTATCTATTCCCATAAAATAAGTGAGCATATTTTTTAGATCGTCGTCTTCTTCCGTTTTATATGCAAGAATTCCCCCTGCCTGAGCTAATGCCTCCAGAATAAGCACTCCTGGCATAACGGGATAGGACGGGAAGTGCCCCTGAAAAAACGGCTCATTAATTGTGGTATTTTTAATAGCGGTAATAGATTTTCCTTTTTCGAGCGCAATAACCTTATCCACCATAAGAAAAGGAAATCTATGCGGAAGAAGATTTAGTATCTCCTGAATACCTATTTCCGTTAAATTTGAAGACCCTTCATTAATCATTTTTTAGTCCCTTGTCTTTTCGATATCTTTTATTCTTTTAAAAAGTTCGGGGAGTCTTTTGAATAGCACAACCGAACTGCGCCAATCTTTAATAGAAAAAGCCGGGGAACCGGATATGATGTCGTTATCCTTTATGTTATGCGCAACGCCCGACTGTGCCGCTATTATAACGCCGTTCCCTATCCTGATGTGCCCTGCAATACCCACCTGCCCGCCGATCGTCACATTATCTCCTACCTCCGAACTGCCGGCAATTCCGGTTTGTGCGGCAATAACGCAATTGCTGCCGATTATTACATTATGAGCAATCTGGGACAGATTGTCTATCTTTGTTCCCCTGCCTATTTTAGTAAAATCGGCAACACCCCTATCGACGGTAACATTGGCGCCTAATTCGACATCGTCATCCAGAATAACATAACCTGAATGAATAATTTTCACATAGCCGTTTTTATCTCTGGCATACCCAAATCCGTCGCTTCCTATAACGGAACCTGAATGAATTATGCAGTTATTACCTATTTTAGAATTGTCGTAAACGGTAACATTCGGATAAATCTTGACGCTGTCCCCTATCTTAACATTTTTTCCGATAAAAACATTGCTCATTATATTGCAATCTTTACCTATAACCGAACCGGCATCTACAAAAACGCCCGGGTATAATATAGAGTTTTCGCTTATTAACGCAGTTTTATCGACTCTGGCATATTGCAGAAAATCCTTAGAAACCGTTTTGTCTAAACTATTCTTCCCGCTAAATAACTGCGTTGCTTTTGCAAAGGCTAAATAAGGATTTTTTGAGTCGAGTATAAGGAATTTAATTCCCGAAGGAAGTTCCCGTTTTAAAGACTCGTAATCCATAATTACCGCACAAGCCTTTGTTTCGCTAAGATATTTAAGATATTTTAAATTTGAAATAAACGAAATCTCATCGCTTTTCGCTCCCTGCAAAGAGCCTGCTCCCGAAATAAAAATATCTGCCGGAAGTTTGCCTATGCTGTGTAAAGATAACTTTGAAACAATGTCGTTAAGCGGTATGGCCATAAAAAATAAAAATTAAAATACGATTTATATTATATGATATTACAATATCTTATTTTGAGTTCATCTGCGTTAAAACTTCATTTGTAATATCAATCCCCTGAGCCCTGTAAACTACGCTTGGTCTGTCGATAACAAGCTGGTAGCCGTTTTTCTTTGCAATTGCGGTTATAATAGCAGTGGCTTTATCTACTATTCCTTTTAAAAGCGTATATCTTTTTTCTGCCATAGCACCCTGAACATGCTTCTCCTCGGCTCTAAACTTTGAAATATCCGTTTCAAACTCCTTTGTCTTATGCGCCTTTTCGCTGGCCGACATTATAGAGCCGTTCTGCTTCAAATCATTTTGAATCGCGGCTATTTTTTTTCTCATCGTTAACAATCTGGCGGTATATGTGGAATACAAAGCCTTTAGCTCCGCATTAGCTTTTTTGCCCTGATTTGACATCGAAATAATATTTTGCATATTAACTACGGCAATGGAGGAACCCGCCGCCCATACATTTTTTGAATTTGAATAAGTTAATGCCATGGCGAATAAAGTTAAAATTACCGCAAGACTTAAATTAAAAATTAATCTTTTCATACAATCTCCTTGTTTTATTTTTTATTTTTTTTATTGCTAAATACCAGGAAAACTCTGACCCAGGCTAAACTGAATCCTCGTCGGATTATTCCCGTTTATCGGCGTTCCAAGTATTTTGCCATAAGTAATAGTTATGGGTCCAAACGGGGAATACCAGTTAAAACCGATTCCCGCCGCCTGAACGAGGTCCAATGGAAATACCGGTTCGCTCTGCCCCCATGCATTACCCGCATTCCACCATAAAAATCCATAAAAGCCCATCTTTTTAAGAATGGGTACTGAATATTTTGCCTGAACCGTAAACATCTTTGTTCCGCCGATAAGCAAGCCGTTTTGCGAGGGACCGACGGAATCGTACATAAATCCTAAAAGCGGGTATGTATTCATTATACCGCCGACAAAAAATCTCTGGTATATCGGCAATGCAACGGAAGACCTGGTTGAAGTTACATAACCTGCCTGCGCCCCCTGCATGAAAGATGTCCCCCACCATAACGGTATATAGTGGTTTGCCTGCGCTACAAATTTGATAAAATCGTCATTGCCGCCGATCGGGGGACCGGCAAAGCTGACCCTGAAACTGTCTAAATTGCCCGCGGTCGGAACCATAGGATTATTTAATGTGTTATAAACGGTCGTTAAAGAAGCCTCGCTCGTTATCAATCTCCCCTGAGGCAAAATATTTAAAAGACCGGGAATTATAACCGATGTGTCTTCCTCTAAAAGGTACCTAAAATATTCCGTAAGCACATTTTTATAAAGCGGATAACCTAAAGTAATCGAACCGCCGACCGAACGATAGGCAAATTCATAGTAAAGACCGTTAAAGGTGTCATATAAAGATAAATTAAACGATAAAGGTTTCGCAAAAATATAAGTAAGGTACGGCTGAAGAATATTAAAACTATACGACTGATACGGCCCGCCAACCTGAGCATTTAAAGAGGCGGATATTCCCGTCCCAAATAAATTTGACTCGGAGATTGACGATATTGCCATAAAAGCCGTGGCAGAGCTATACCCGCCGCCAATCGTAAATTTACCCGTATTCTGTTCCTTAACATGCACTTTGACATCTAATATGCTTTCACCCGGAACCTTTTCGGTGGTGATGGCGACATGCTTAAAATACATCAAGTTTTTTAAATTTTGTCTCGATATTTTTATAAGCTTTGGGTTATATTCCTCGCCGGGGTAAAGAGCGAGCGCTCTAAGTATGACATAGCTGTAAGTAACATCATTTCCGGTTATCGTAATTTTGCCGAATTTTGCAATCTTACCCTTATGAACGATTAGTTTAATCAAAACAGAATTTGTTTTTTGTCTGATTTTTATGGACGGCTCGACATTCGCAAAGGCATACCCTTTATTTGTGTAGAACTTGGTAATATTCAGTATCTCTTTTTCTATATATTGCCTGTTAAAAATATCCCCCACTTTTGTGATTATAAGTTTTTTAACGGAAATATATTCCCCCGAATCCTTTTTAACATTTTTTATTTCAAGGTCAACATTCGATATTCTATACTGCGGCCCTTGGACTATCTTTATGATAATTGTTACATACTTCTTATTTTTAGAGAAAATGAATACGGGTTTTCTGACCCTTACATTTATATAACCGTGATTATAGTAAAAACCTAATAATTTAATAATCTGGTTATTTAATTTTGCTTTCTTGAACTTTCCCGCACCCGTTATCCATGTCAGCAGATTAACCGTCTTTATGCCCATCACGGATTGAAGCTTTGCCGAAGGGAAAGAGCTGTTGCCTTCAAATTCAACTTTCTCAACCATTACGGGGGAATTTTCGTTTATAAGAAAATGGATGCCGATATAATTGCCTTGAAAGGTTGTCTTTTTTACTTTTATCTTCGCATTATAATATCCCTCGGCCGAATATATAAATTTAAGAATTTTTAACGCCTTATCTAAGCCATAAGAGCTATAAGGCGAATTAACCTTCAGATTTATTACCTTCTTGATTTTCTTTACGCTTACGGAGGCGTTTCCCGAATATTTAATGTATTTAATGTACGGTCTTTCGGACACTATAAAAGTAACCGCCAGCCCTTCGGGTACGGCCCGGGCATTAACCATTATATTTTTAAAATACCCTGTTTTATAAAGGTCTTTAACGCTTTCGTTGATTTTTTTAATCGAATAATAACCCCCTTTTTTTATCTTAATCTTGCTTGCGATAAATGAAGCGCCCGTCCTTATATTACCTTTTACCCTGATAGAATAAATCTTTTTTGAAACAGGCACATGCTTTTTGATTTTTTCCGCTTTTAAGCGGCTCAAAATTAACGAGGACACCTTTTGGGATAAGGTATAAATGCTTTTTTCCAAAGACTTTTTACCGGCGCCCGAATATTTTACCGTTTTGGAGTTATAAATATCCGCGGCCTCTATCAGCATGGCATGAATTTCGTAATGAGATCCAAACCTTGCGATGCTGCCTGTTATAATATAATTTGAATGATATTTTATGCCAAGCCTTTTTATTCCGGCAAGGTTCATCTTTGTATTAAAATTAAAATACGGCGGTTTTTTAAGGAGCGTGTATGCTAATACAAAGTATGGTTTTTTTGAATCCATATAGGTTTTAAAAACATCGGTAAACGATTTATCTATATTTTTTAATGCCGGAGTCCCCTTTTGATGGAAAAAACCGACAAACACATCCTTGTTGTTTAATAAGGCATAAGCTTTTGTCGAATTTAAAAAAACAACAAAAGAAATGAAAAGTAAAAATAAAGACAATCTGAAAAATTTCATTTTAATAACCTATCAAATAATAAATTATATGTCAATTTATATGTTCTATGATACCGTTTACGATTTTAATTTTATGTCCCATCATATTTGAAAACTCTTCGTCATGAGTAACGACAATCAGCGTCTTATTATATTTTTTATTTAGATTTATAATTATCTCGTGTAGTTTTTCCGCATGTCTCGGGTCTAAATTACCCGTCGGTTCGTCCATTAAAACAACCTTTGGAGAGCCTATAAGAGCCCTTGCAATTGCCGCCCTCTGTTGTTCCCCTCCCGAAAGCGTATACGGCTTAAAATTCAGCCTGTGTTCAAGCCCCAGCTCGCATAAATAATCGCGCGCAATTTTTAACGCCTTCGCTTTTGGTTCATTCCTTATATATAGCGGCATGGCAACATTTTCAATACAGCTGAATTCGTTTAAAAGATAATGAAACTGAAAAACAAAACCTATATTTTCGTTGCGAAATTCGGAAAGTCTTTTATCCGTCAGCCCGTATATATCTGCATTTTCAAAATACCCGACACTTCCCGAATCCGGTTTTAAAAGCGTCCCCATAATGTGAAGCAGAGTGCTTTTGCCTGTGCCCGATTCCCCTGTTATTGCAAATGTCTCGCCGGCTTTTATTTCTAAATCGGCTGCGTCAAGAATGCTGACGGTTTCGTCCCCCGTTTTAAATATTTTGCTTACCTTCCTTAAGCATATTGCAGGTGAGGTTGGCTCCGCCGGTCCTGCGGACCGCTGATTTTCAATTCCATGATATTTATTCATGTCTTACGCCCTCAGCAGGATCTATTTTGCTTGCTTTATAGGAAGGGTACAGCGTTGCTATAAAGCTTAAAAAAAGGGCGCTGGATCCGATAACTATAAACTCGCCCGGGGTCATTCTTACAGGCAGGGTTGTTATGTAATAAACAGAGGACGGCAGGCTTATTATATGATAAGTCTTTTCAAGGTAACCGATTAAAAAACCCGATATAAGCCCGAGCGAAGTTCCGACAAGACCTATTATGATGCCCTGGGCCATAAAAATAATCATTATATCCCTCGAACTTGCACCTATAGATTTTAATATGGCTATGTCTTTGCGTTTTTCCATAACAACCATAATCAATGTAGAAATAATATTAAATGCCGCCACTAATACAATTAAGGAAAGTATAATAAACATAGTAAGCTTTTCCAATCTTATGGCGGAAAATAGGTTTTTGTTAAGTTCCTCCCAGCTTAACGCATAAAAAGAGGATGACGGCTTTTTGTTTAATATTCTCTCTATCTTTTTTGCGTAGAGGTTTGCAAGCCCTATCTTATCAAGTTTAACCTCCATTCCCGTTACGGTGCCGCGGGGTAATCCCAAAAACATCTGCGCATTTTTTATAGAGATAAAAGAAAATGTGGAGTCGTAATTGTACATGCCGCTGTTTATAATTCCGCAAACGGTGAACCTTTCGGTTTTCGGCACAATACCAAACGGGGTCATCTGCCCTTCGGGAGACATTATAAGCACCTTATCCCCTACCGAAACCCCGAGGTTTTGCGCCAGAACCTTTCCAAGCACTATACCGTTGTACTTTTTGCCGTTAAGCCCGTTTAAACTCCCTTTAATTAAATACTTTTTTAGATTTGTTACCTTTTCCTCCGTTTTAATATCGATTCCTCTTAAGACGCTGCCTGTTGAGGTACCGGCGGAAGAAATCATAACATCCGTATAAATGAAAGGTGAAACGCTTTTAACCCCTTTTATGGCGGATATATCTTTCATCACGCCGTCATAATGATTAATGGAGCTGTTATAATTTAAAACAATAATTTGAGATTCGATTCCGATAACTTTGTTTTCGAGCGCACGGTCGAAACCGCTCATTACCGATATAACTACAATCAAAGCCATCACGCCTATCGCTATGCCCGATATAGATATAAAACTCAGCAAAGATATAAAGGAGTTATTTTTCGGCTTTAAATAACGAAGAGCAATATTTGTATGAAAATTCATATCATCGGTCATTTTTACTTGTTAACGGGTTTAAGCAACGGAAATAATATAACATCTCTAATGGAATACGAATTCGTTAAAAGCATAACAATCCTGTCTATGCCTATACCGCAGCCGGCAGTGGGGGGAAGCCCCTGTTTCAGCGCCTCGATGTAGTCGTCGTCCATTTCCACAGGAAGTCCTTCTTTAATTTTTGCATCCACCTGCGACTTAAACCTTTCTTCCTGATCGAACGGGTCATTAAGCTCCGAAAAGGCATTTCCTATTTCCCTTCCTGCTATGAATAGCTCAAACCTGTCCGCAACCGAGGGATCTTCATCGTTCCTTCTCGCTAAAGGCGAGCTTTCGACGGGATAATCCGTCACAAAAGTAGGATTTATAAGTTTCGGCTCCACCGTTTCATCGAATAAAAGGGTTAATAGTTCGCCATAGCTGTCATTTCTGCTTATATTAGAAACATTTTTTGCCGTTAGGATGTCATAAATCTTTGAGGCGGAATCTACTTCTTCGGGCTTGAATCCCGCAATTTCGAAAAGGCTGTCCTTTAATTTTATTCTTTTAAAGGGGGGAGTAAAATCTAATTTTTCAGAGGCATAGTCGATTTGAAGATTCCCGCAAATATGTTTTGCGAGTTCGGAAAGCATCTCCTCGACAAAATTCATTAAATATTCGTGCGTCGCGTATGCCATATAAAATTCTAACATCGTAAATTCGGGGTTGTGTTTTACGGAAATGCCTTCGTTGCGAAAATTTCTCCCAATTTCGTACACCCTGTCAAAGCCGCCTACGACTAATCTTTTTAAATACAACTCTGGCGCTATTCGCATATAAAGTTCTAAATTAAGGGCGTTATGATGCGTTTTAAAAGGCCTTGCCGTTGCGCCACCCGGGTTAGTCTGCATAACCGGCGTTTCAACCTCTAAAAATTCGTTGGAATTTAAAAAGGAGCGTATAAAATTAATCGTCTGCGCCCTTTTTTTAAATATCTCGCGCGCCCCCTCGTTTGCTATTAAATCTATATATCTTTTTCTGAAACGGGCCTCGATGTCCTTAAGCCCGTGCCATTTTTCAGGCAAAGGCAAAATAGATTTAGTCAGGATGCCGATACGCTCTACTTTTATCGTCAGTTCATTTGTTTTTGTCCTGAAAAGATGTCCCTCCACCCCGACAATATCTCCCGCATCGATAAATTCGGTAAAAAGCTCAAAATCACCATCTTTTACCGTACCTTTTTGGATATAACACTGTATCTCCCCTTCGCCGTCCCGAAGCCTGAAAAACGAAGCCTTGCCAAAATTTCTTATGATAAGAATTCTGCCGGCAGTTTTTACGCCTGCCGTATTTTTTTCAAAAAACTCTCTGTCTTTTGAATTATATTCGCCTATAATCTCTTTAATATTTTCTTCTTTTATAAAATTATTATCAAAAGGGTTTATCCCTTTTTCTTTTAATTTTTTTAGCTTTTCAATGCGCCCTTTTTCGACAAGATTTAGCTCCTGTTCCAAACTAAAGCCCTCCCTATTTTTATTCCTTTGCCTTTACTCCCAGCAAATATGCGCTTATAAATTCATCTATATCCCCGTCAAAAACACTCTGGTCGTCATAAACGGTTACCCCCGTTCTATGATCTTTTATTACACGGTTTGGATTGAGCGTGTAAGACCTTATCTGAGAACCCCATGATATATCTTTTTTGGTTTTTTGAAGCTTGCTTTCCTCTTCCTCTTTTTTCTTTTTATAATAATCGTATAGTCTTGCCCTTAACAGCTTATATGCAACATCCTTGTTTTTATGCTGGGACCTTTCATTTTGACATGCCACAACAATCCCGGTCGGAATATGAGTGATTCTGACGGCCGAATCGGTAGTGTTTACATGCTGTCCGCCAGCCCCGCTAGAACGATATGTATCTATCCTTAAATCTTTTTCATCTATGACGATGTCGATATTATCGTCTATTTCAGGATAGACAAAAACAGAGGCAAAGGATGTATGCCTTCTTTTATTGGCATCAAAGGGGGAAATCCTGACAAGCCTGTGAACCCCGATTTCAGCCTTAAGGTAGCCGTAAGCAAATTCACCGTACACAACAAATGTCACGCTTTTAACACCGGCTTCTTCGCCGGCGTTATACTCCATTATAATGGTTTTAAATCTTTTTCGTTCCGCCCATCTTAAATACATTCTCAAAAGCATGTTTGCAAAATCCATAGACTCCGTTCCGCCGGAACCTGCGTGAATTTCAACAATAGCGTTAAGCTTATCGTCTTTTCCCGAAAGAGTGAGATCTATTTCTAAACCAGAAATCTCTTTTTCAAGCGGCTTTAGGCTCTCCGCAAGGTCGGATAACATATTTTCATCGTTAGCCTCTAAAGACAGAGCATATAAATCCTTTATATGTTTAAATTCGCCATAGACCTTATAAAACGGCTTCAATCTATTTTCAATTGCCGACTTTTCCTTTAGCACCGATGTCGAAAAAGAAATATCGTTATAAAATCCCTCTTTTGCGGTTATCCCGTCTATTTCTTTAAGCCTGTCCTTTAGTCTGGCAACTTCAAAGCCTCCTCCCTATTTTTTCAAGTTTATCGTCAAGACCTTTTACCATTCTATCCAGAAGGCTTAAATTTAAAACATCGCTTACCTTTGAATCAGACACTATATAATCTCCCTTAAATATTATAAAATTTAAATCCGCCTTTTAAAAGATTTATTTAAAAAAAGGTATGATATTATTAAATATATTAAAGATAAAGAAAAAAGAGCAGTAACGATATAAGTAAATATATTACCATATAAAGCAAAAAAAGTCTTTTTATTAATTAATTTTACATATCCTATCATAAATGTTCTTTTGAAAATGCCTGTTTCTTCCAGTATTTTACCGGTTGGAGATATTATTCCGCTAATTCCGGAGTTTCCAGCCCTTGCCACATACCTGTCGTTTTCTACTGCCGAAAAAACGGTCATAGACATATCCTGATACGGCGCGGATGTCTTTCCGTACCAGGCGTCGTCCGTAATACTGATTAAAAGATTAGCGCCGTCTTTTGAAAAATTTCTTACCAATGAGTTAAAATATGCTTCATAGCATATCATGGAACCCGCCTTAA
This is a stretch of genomic DNA from Candidatus Acidulodesulfobacterium ferriphilum. It encodes these proteins:
- the lpxB gene encoding lipid-A-disaccharide synthase translates to MKARRKLAKVLIIAGELSGDIFASGLIKYLKKIKSGTMYYAMGGENLKSEGAELIAGIDKLAVMGFTEVICKIKTIKSVLKNVSSWIRLNKPDVVILVDFPSFNFKIAKLSHKLKIPVVYFIPPKIWASRYKRINFIKRYIKFVITIFPFELEIYKKAGIEAYYFGNPLYELEYKQEAQAKEMSSNYPVISFLPGSRKTELKYHANRIIKSLQLIKSAYKDAFFIFPFRKGIDSSYFAQALKKKNISQDWYIITDSVKDALASSDIIVAASGTASLEAGFYKKPVIIVYYLNFLTYLIAKVLVRIKYIGLINIMANKLIVPELIESKFTPQNVFTEIDKILRDDFYKNSMIDEISNIISTLKTGVNPLEASANLIYDKTLKNV
- a CDS encoding LpxI family protein, with protein sequence MEDKNIGIIAGYGEFPLIYINELKSKGYSVHVCAIEEEADKGLAEHTDSIVYISVGQLGKLVKFFNSVGVRDVIMAGKVKKTLMFKKVKPDLKAITLFLSLKDKRDDTILNAICNFFEKEGITVVPQTKYITSIFLPKGVASKRVPTKKEMDDIGFGLNAARLIAAADIGQTAVIKDKSVMALEAIEGTDEAIIRGGKLASGGAVVVKVNKPNQDLRFDVPAVGGNTIDALMSVNATCLAFEANTIVLNKEEFIKKANESSISIYVM
- a CDS encoding acyl-ACP--UDP-N-acetylglucosamine O-acyltransferase, whose product is MIDKTAIIYEGARIDDSTDVGPYTVIKDGVKIGKNNKIASHVVIEGNTTIGDNNKIFQFASIGSIPQDLKYRGEDTKLIIGNNNIIREYATFNTGTVTGNGITAVGDSNLFMMHVHVAHDCIIGNHVILANNATLAGHIEIHDYAILGGICAVHQFVRVGESALVAGGSMVVQDIPPYLIASGDRARIYGINRIGLERRGFSKEEIDKIKNAFKIIYKSKVTTKAALEKIKLELNGSDKIEKFTNFIEKSKRGITR
- the fabZ gene encoding 3-hydroxyacyl-ACP dehydratase FabZ produces the protein MGIQEILNLLPHRFPFLMVDKVIALEKGKSITAIKNTTINEPFFQGHFPSYPVMPGVLILEALAQAGGILAYKTEEDDDLKNMLTYFMGIDKARFRKPIFPGSTIVLNVELVKRKQFIWMFHGKALVDGKLCAEADLMASFVKP
- the lpxD gene encoding UDP-3-O-(3-hydroxymyristoyl)glucosamine N-acyltransferase; this encodes MAIPLNDIVSKLSLHSIGKLPADIFISGAGSLQGAKSDEISFISNLKYLKYLSETKACAVIMDYESLKRELPSGIKFLILDSKNPYLAFAKATQLFSGKNSLDKTVSKDFLQYARVDKTALISENSILYPGVFVDAGSVIGKDCNIMSNVFIGKNVKIGDSVKIYPNVTVYDNSKIGNNCIIHSGSVIGSDGFGYARDKNGYVKIIHSGYVILDDDVELGANVTVDRGVADFTKIGRGTKIDNLSQIAHNVIIGSNCVIAAQTGIAGSSEVGDNVTIGGQVGIAGHIRIGNGVIIAAQSGVAHNIKDNDIISGSPAFSIKDWRSSVVLFKRLPELFKRIKDIEKTRD
- a CDS encoding OmpH family outer membrane protein translates to MKRLIFNLSLAVILTLFAMALTYSNSKNVWAAGSSIAVVNMQNIISMSNQGKKANAELKALYSTYTARLLTMRKKIAAIQNDLKQNGSIMSASEKAHKTKEFETDISKFRAEEKHVQGAMAEKRYTLLKGIVDKATAIITAIAKKNGYQLVIDRPSVVYRAQGIDITNEVLTQMNSK
- the bamA gene encoding outer membrane protein assembly factor BamA; protein product: MKFFRLSLFLLFISFVVFLNSTKAYALLNNKDVFVGFFHQKGTPALKNIDKSFTDVFKTYMDSKKPYFVLAYTLLKKPPYFNFNTKMNLAGIKRLGIKYHSNYIITGSIARFGSHYEIHAMLIEAADIYNSKTVKYSGAGKKSLEKSIYTLSQKVSSLILSRLKAEKIKKHVPVSKKIYSIRVKGNIRTGASFIASKIKIKKGGYYSIKKINESVKDLYKTGYFKNIMVNARAVPEGLAVTFIVSERPYIKYIKYSGNASVSVKKIKKVINLKVNSPYSSYGLDKALKILKFIYSAEGYYNAKIKVKKTTFQGNYIGIHFLINENSPVMVEKVEFEGNSSFPSAKLQSVMGIKTVNLLTWITGAGKFKKAKLNNQIIKLLGFYYNHGYINVRVRKPVFIFSKNKKYVTIIIKIVQGPQYRISNVDLEIKNVKKDSGEYISVKKLIITKVGDIFNRQYIEKEILNITKFYTNKGYAFANVEPSIKIRQKTNSVLIKLIVHKGKIAKFGKITITGNDVTYSYVILRALALYPGEEYNPKLIKISRQNLKNLMYFKHVAITTEKVPGESILDVKVHVKEQNTGKFTIGGGYSSATAFMAISSISESNLFGTGISASLNAQVGGPYQSYSFNILQPYLTYIFAKPLSFNLSLYDTFNGLYYEFAYRSVGGSITLGYPLYKNVLTEYFRYLLEEDTSVIIPGLLNILPQGRLITSEASLTTVYNTLNNPMVPTAGNLDSFRVSFAGPPIGGNDDFIKFVAQANHYIPLWWGTSFMQGAQAGYVTSTRSSVALPIYQRFFVGGIMNTYPLLGFMYDSVGPSQNGLLIGGTKMFTVQAKYSVPILKKMGFYGFLWWNAGNAWGQSEPVFPLDLVQAAGIGFNWYSPFGPITITYGKILGTPINGNNPTRIQFSLGQSFPGI
- a CDS encoding ABC transporter ATP-binding protein, translating into MNKYHGIENQRSAGPAEPTSPAICLRKVSKIFKTGDETVSILDAADLEIKAGETFAITGESGTGKSTLLHIMGTLLKPDSGSVGYFENADIYGLTDKRLSEFRNENIGFVFQFHYLLNEFSCIENVAMPLYIRNEPKAKALKIARDYLCELGLEHRLNFKPYTLSGGEQQRAAIARALIGSPKVVLMDEPTGNLDPRHAEKLHEIIINLNKKYNKTLIVVTHDEEFSNMMGHKIKIVNGIIEHIN